The following proteins are encoded in a genomic region of Nicotiana sylvestris chromosome 4, ASM39365v2, whole genome shotgun sequence:
- the LOC104247269 gene encoding uncharacterized protein, whose amino-acid sequence MSNLSKLEFVALDISGKNYLSWVLDAEIHLAAKGFGNTITHGNEASSQDKAKTMIFLCHHLDEGLKVEYLTVKDPLELWIGHHLKATVLPRARYEWMHLQLQDFKTVGEYNSDVFRITSQLKLCGEVINDEDLLEKTLTTFHASNMVLRQQYRERGFKKYSELISCLLVAEQHNTLLLKNHEVRPTGSAPLPEANMTARRDKSGERQNNNNGHMNVRGHGNGPSNKNDDNAEANLALNDDDFQGLDDITHLEVEDFFGDQN is encoded by the exons ATGTCGAACTTGTCAAAGCTTGAGTTTGTGGCACTTGATATTTCTGGAAAGAACTATCTATCATGGGTTCTCGATGCTGAGATTCACTTAGCTGCTAAAGGCTTTGGTAACACCATTACTCATGGTAATGAGGCATCAAGCCAGGACAAAGCGAAGACCATGATTTTCCTTTGTCATCATTTGGATGAAGGTTTGAAGGTTGAATATTTAACAgtgaaagatccacttgaattgtgGATTGGCCATCACCTTAAGGCTACGGTATTGCCAAGAGCTCGATATGAGTGGATGCACTTACAATTGCAAGATTTTAAGACCGTAGGTGAGTATAACTCTGATGTATTTCGAATAACTTCCCAGTTGAAATTATGTGGGGAAGTTATAAATGATGAGGATTTACTAGAAAAGACTCTTACGACTTTTCATGCCTCAAATATGGTATTACGGCAGCAATACCGTGAAAGGggttttaaaaagtattctgaattgATCTCATGCCTTCTGGTGGCTGAGCAACATAATACCCTTTTGCTGAAAAATCACGAAGTCCGTCCCACAGGGTCAGCTCCGCTTCCTGAAGCGAATATGACAGCTAGACGTGATAAGTCTGGAGAAAGACAGAATAATAATAATGGCCATATGAATGTACGTGGGCATGGAAATG GgccttcaaacaaaaatgatgaCAATGCCGAGGCAAATCTTGCATTGAATGATGatgattttcaaggcctcgatgATATTACTcatttggaagttgaagacttctTTGGAGATCAAAACTAA